In Alosa alosa isolate M-15738 ecotype Scorff River chromosome 23, AALO_Geno_1.1, whole genome shotgun sequence, a single window of DNA contains:
- the LOC125288908 gene encoding arg8-vasotocin receptor-like, with translation MHFTASALLPGADGARNYTGENDTLMPRDSYVTMGGNAANFSDPVSNTSDPFGRNEEVAKIEITVLSITFVVAVVGNVSVLLALNNSSKRKNKSSRVHLFIKHLSLADLVVAFFQVLPQLCWEITFRFYGPDFLCRIVKHLQVLGMFASTYMMVMMTLDRYIAICHPLKTLQQPTQRAYVMIASTWASSLVLSAPQYFIFSLSEIQNGSDVYDCWGHFIEPWGVRAYITWITTGIFLIPVVVLVICYGFICRSIWMNVKYKTQRRAAAAEAPHRSGLIGKASVSSVTIISRAKLRTVKMTFVIVLAYIVCWAPFFIVQMWSVWDVNFSWDDSENTAVTLSALLASLNSCCNPWIYMLFSGHLLYDFARFFPCCNRLGRACRKDSDGSLRRTTLLTRLPATRNPNEGSDTWKDCDNSRKSSQSLPMEGNSR, from the exons ATGCACTTCACCGCCAGCGCGCTCCTGCCCGGCGCTGATGGCGCACGCAATTACACCGGCGAGAATGACACTCTAATGCCCAGGGACAGCTATGTGACAATGGGCGGCAACGCGGCCAACTTCAGCGACCCCGTGAGTAATACATCAGACCCGTTCGGGCGTAACGAGGAAGTGGCCAAAATTGAGATCACCGTCCTGAGCATTACTTtcgtggtggcagtggtgggaAACGTGAGCGTGCTCCTGGCGCTGAACAACAGCTCcaagaggaaaaataaaagctcCAGAGTTCACCTCTTCATCAAGCACTTGAGCCTGGCAGACCTCGTCGTGGCCTTCTTCCAGGTGTTGCCCCAACTGTGCTGGGAGATCACCTTCCGCTTCTACGGCCCAGACTTCCTCTGCCGGATTGTCAAGCACCTGCAGGTCCTGGGCATGTTCGCTTCTACCtacatgatggtgatgatgaccCTGGACCGCTATATAGCCATCTGTCACCCACTCAAGACACTGCAGCAGCCCACACAGCGTGCGTACGTCATGATCGCGTCCACCTGGGCGTCCAGCCTGGTGCTGAGCGCGCCACAGTACTTCATCTTCTCCCTGAGCGAGATCCAGAACGGCTCGGACGTTTACGACTGCTGGGGACACTTCATTGAGCCGTGGGGCGTGCGCGCCTACATCACCTGGATCACCACCGGGATCTTCCTGATTCccgtggtggtgctggtgatcTGCTATGGGTTCATCTGCCGCAGCATCTGGATGAACGTGAAGTACAAGACCCAGAGGCGAGCTGCCGCGGCCGAGGCCCCGCACAGGAGCGGTCTGATCGGCAAGGCGTCCGTGAGCAGCGTCACCATAATATCCCGCGCCAAACTCAGAACCGTGAAGATGACTTTCGTGATTGTACTGGCATACATTGTGTGCTGGGCTCCGTTCTTCATCGTGCAGATGTGGTCGGTGTGGGACGTAAACTTCTCCTGGGACG ATTCTGAGAATACTGCTGTCACGCTATCCGCATTGCTGGCGAGCCTCAACAGCTGCTGCAACCCCTGGATCTACATGCTCTTCAGCGGACATCTGCTTTACGACTTCGCGCGTTTCTTCCCGTGCTGTAACAGACTTGGTCGCGCGTGCCGCAAGGATTCGGACGGCAGCTTGCGCAGGACCACCCTGCTCACGAGACTGCCGGCCACTCGAAACCCAAACGAGGGTTCCGACACATGGAAGGATTGTGACAACTCGCGGAAGTCCAGCCAGTCACTGCCGATGGAGGGAAACAGCAGGTGA